In the genome of Pempheris klunzingeri isolate RE-2024b chromosome 11, fPemKlu1.hap1, whole genome shotgun sequence, one region contains:
- the LOC139210083 gene encoding uncharacterized protein, which translates to MVAMKLFRILRDLNDEEFNDFKWILKKKKVGDIEPIQESQIYNADRRRVVDLMVQRYESALAEEVTVLILKEMERPDLVTKLMGAQGPGPAQAPGGPAQAQGGPAQAPGGPAPDGVPADKKLFSIRSNFVDKVSDPNLNQILDRLLQQGILNDEEMQVAKGKVRVEKARDMIDMVRRKGPVASSALIAALLDVDPVLSELLNLS; encoded by the exons ATGGTAGCGATGAAGCTCTTCAGAATCCTGCGTGACTTAAACGACGAGGAATTCAATGACTTCAAGTGGAtcctgaagaaaaagaaggtggGCGACATCGAGCCCATCCAGGAGAGCCAGATATACAACGCAGACAGGCGGCGGGTGGTGGATCTGATGGTGCAGAGGTACGAGTCCGCTCTAGCTGAGGAGGTGACCGTGCTCATTttgaaagagatggagaggccCGATCTGGTGACCAAGCTGATGGGAGCACAAG GTCCTGGCCCAGCTCAGGCTCCAGGTGGCCCAGCTCAGGCTCAGGGTGGCCCAGCTCAGGCTCCGGGTGGCCCAGCCCCAGACGGAGTCCCAGCAGATAAGAAGCTGTTTTCCATCCGGTCTAACTTTGTGGACAAAGTCTCTGATCCCAATCTGAACCAGATCCTGGACAGACTTCTCCAACAAGGCATTTTGAACGATGAGGAGATGCAGGTGGCCAAAGGGAAAGTCCGAGTGGAAAAGGCACGAGACATGATCGACATGGTGCGACGAAAGGGGCCTGTGGCCAGCTCGGCCCTGATCGCTGCTCTCCTCGACGTGGATCCGGTCCTTTCCGAGCTGCTGAATCTGAGCTAA